From the Maioricimonas rarisocia genome, one window contains:
- a CDS encoding serine/threonine-protein kinase produces the protein MDLARIDDDTFELAASEFTDRVRRGDVPDVEEYVTRYPDLSAEIRELFPTILAMEQTKQHREFESGGKASLGARKIEQLGDFRILREVGRGGMGIVYEAEQESLGRHVAVKVLPPFALMDETHIRRFHREAQTAGQLHHTNIVPVFGVGEDDGLYYYVMQLIDGRGLDAMLADAENDPIDPWHAADIGRQIADALAYAHEHGTLHGDIKPANLLLDQNGTVWITDFGLARALEPDATVTEHFGGTLRYMAPERFHGTTDARSDVYSLGVTLYELITGQPAFPGTTKSELLRQVTQTDPVRPRAINPRIPRDLETIVLKAVSRDPDHRYQSSQAVADDLGRFIEGSPIRARRVTSVERFWRWCRRNPALSAAICTAVVSTLMVAMLTSVGYFRSRQINSRLQTLNANLNGLNTDLQNSLDREQQERETAQATTQLALDALSKIFDRFAPNALYVTPVVIEDESASDETDYTTPMQPALSPEVAAALEEMLPIYHRLAEQRGQDPTIREQAARAHHRIGMIYQQLGQSDAARTAYGDSIRLLEELRAEANATGTAGETDARLLPQLATVLNDLADLEWVSQEFSEAHRTSQQALKLIESAPAEAETSELRYELARVHLSLGKRTPFWYRPPERGPRSGPPGGGRRDPQPPADGSTGPRMIVASESGGADRPPEPPERRPPPDLRPPRGRDVAGEGDDRGRSRRGGRERDGNRGRDDDRDRTRDRDRDRDDDRDRGRDGDGEDRRRRFRFSVRLFGSWEDRRTHLEKAITILEELKQESPENPRFLILMARCYRERALQRPGRDASGHNDPDWQTAIDLVKALVDAYPEVADYRFELAEMYGDVEFWRLSDDMCARRIEVRIEKALGILDELVAENPSRPAFSTAQVHLHVKLASLMRRCDRNEDSITTLQQAMTIQESLVAQFPDVESHTIWNMRLARILANWQMRAGNASAAVQQLHEAIAAGNDWFVSALAAEPTFENAATLAERAREVDSHDVVRDLSETWHSLADLLEDLGRDEEAAQAEAMAQALHSRPHPRHGMPPPPRGERGPRRFEDFPPAPPKPEPVTQSSDED, from the coding sequence ATGGATCTCGCCCGGATCGACGACGACACGTTCGAACTGGCAGCCTCCGAGTTCACTGACCGCGTTCGCCGCGGCGACGTGCCCGATGTCGAGGAGTACGTCACCCGCTATCCCGACCTGAGCGCCGAGATCCGCGAACTGTTCCCCACCATCCTTGCGATGGAACAGACCAAGCAGCACCGCGAGTTCGAGAGCGGCGGCAAGGCCTCTCTGGGGGCACGGAAAATCGAGCAGCTGGGGGATTTCCGCATCCTCCGCGAGGTTGGCCGCGGCGGCATGGGAATCGTCTACGAGGCCGAACAGGAATCCCTCGGCCGGCACGTTGCCGTCAAGGTCCTCCCCCCGTTCGCCCTGATGGACGAGACGCACATCCGCCGCTTCCATCGGGAAGCCCAGACGGCGGGCCAGCTGCACCACACCAACATCGTCCCCGTCTTCGGTGTCGGCGAGGACGATGGTCTCTACTACTACGTGATGCAGCTGATCGACGGTCGCGGACTCGATGCCATGCTGGCCGACGCGGAAAACGATCCGATCGATCCCTGGCATGCCGCAGACATCGGACGCCAGATCGCCGACGCACTCGCCTACGCCCACGAGCATGGCACGCTGCATGGCGACATCAAACCCGCCAACCTGCTACTCGACCAGAACGGGACCGTCTGGATTACGGACTTCGGACTGGCCCGCGCGCTCGAACCGGATGCCACCGTCACCGAGCACTTCGGTGGAACACTCCGCTACATGGCCCCCGAGCGTTTTCATGGCACCACCGATGCCCGTTCGGACGTCTACAGCCTCGGCGTGACTCTCTACGAACTGATTACAGGACAGCCGGCCTTCCCCGGCACGACCAAGAGCGAGTTGCTGCGGCAGGTCACGCAGACCGATCCGGTCCGCCCACGCGCGATCAATCCCCGCATCCCGCGGGATCTCGAGACGATCGTCCTCAAGGCCGTTTCCCGCGACCCCGATCACCGATACCAGTCATCGCAGGCAGTCGCCGACGATCTGGGGCGGTTTATCGAAGGCAGCCCCATCCGGGCCCGTCGCGTGACTTCGGTGGAGCGATTCTGGCGCTGGTGCCGTCGAAATCCGGCCCTCTCGGCAGCGATCTGCACGGCGGTCGTCTCGACACTGATGGTCGCAATGCTGACGAGTGTGGGCTACTTCCGTTCCCGCCAGATCAACAGCCGGCTGCAGACGCTCAATGCGAACCTCAATGGCCTGAACACCGATCTGCAGAACTCCCTCGACCGGGAGCAGCAGGAGCGGGAAACGGCACAGGCGACAACGCAGCTCGCTCTGGACGCGCTGAGCAAGATCTTCGACCGCTTCGCCCCCAACGCGCTTTACGTCACGCCGGTCGTCATCGAAGACGAGTCGGCCAGCGACGAAACAGACTACACAACTCCCATGCAGCCGGCCCTTTCACCGGAAGTGGCCGCGGCACTGGAAGAAATGCTGCCGATCTATCATCGGCTGGCCGAGCAACGGGGACAGGATCCGACGATTCGTGAGCAGGCGGCTCGTGCTCATCATCGGATCGGCATGATTTATCAGCAGTTGGGACAGTCCGACGCCGCCCGCACCGCCTACGGAGACTCGATCCGTCTGCTCGAAGAACTTCGAGCCGAGGCGAACGCGACCGGTACCGCCGGTGAGACCGACGCCCGGCTGCTGCCACAACTGGCAACCGTCCTGAACGATCTGGCCGACCTGGAATGGGTCAGCCAGGAATTCTCCGAGGCCCATCGAACGTCGCAGCAGGCGCTCAAACTGATCGAGTCGGCTCCCGCGGAAGCGGAGACGTCGGAACTCCGCTATGAGCTGGCCCGTGTTCATCTGTCGCTCGGCAAGCGAACCCCGTTCTGGTATCGCCCCCCGGAACGCGGTCCCCGTTCCGGCCCCCCCGGTGGCGGTCGACGTGATCCACAACCGCCCGCTGATGGAAGCACCGGCCCCCGCATGATCGTTGCTTCGGAATCGGGTGGAGCGGATCGGCCTCCGGAGCCGCCCGAGCGGCGCCCGCCGCCCGACCTTCGTCCACCGCGCGGACGGGACGTCGCTGGAGAAGGTGACGACCGCGGTCGTTCGCGAAGAGGGGGGCGTGAACGGGACGGGAATCGCGGACGGGATGACGACCGTGACCGAACCCGCGACAGAGACAGAGACCGGGACGACGACCGGGACCGCGGGCGAGATGGCGACGGAGAGGATCGAAGACGACGTTTCCGGTTTTCGGTGCGGCTCTTCGGTTCGTGGGAGGATCGCCGCACGCACCTCGAAAAAGCGATTACGATTCTCGAGGAGCTCAAGCAGGAGAGTCCCGAAAACCCCCGGTTCCTGATTCTGATGGCCCGCTGCTACCGCGAACGGGCCCTGCAGCGCCCCGGTCGTGACGCCTCGGGGCATAATGATCCCGACTGGCAGACGGCGATCGACCTCGTGAAGGCACTTGTCGACGCGTATCCGGAAGTCGCCGACTACCGTTTCGAGCTGGCCGAAATGTATGGCGATGTCGAGTTCTGGCGGCTCTCCGATGACATGTGTGCCCGGCGGATCGAAGTCCGCATCGAGAAGGCACTCGGGATCCTCGACGAACTCGTTGCAGAGAATCCCAGTCGACCGGCCTTCAGCACAGCGCAGGTTCACCTGCACGTCAAGCTCGCCTCGCTGATGCGCCGGTGCGACCGCAACGAAGACTCGATCACGACACTGCAGCAGGCGATGACGATCCAGGAGTCGTTGGTCGCGCAGTTTCCCGACGTTGAGTCGCACACCATCTGGAACATGCGTCTGGCGCGCATCCTGGCCAACTGGCAGATGCGGGCCGGCAATGCCTCGGCCGCCGTTCAACAACTCCACGAGGCCATTGCCGCCGGGAACGACTGGTTCGTCTCAGCCCTGGCGGCGGAGCCGACGTTCGAGAACGCTGCGACGCTGGCCGAACGGGCACGCGAGGTGGATTCGCACGATGTCGTTCGCGACCTGAGCGAAACCTGGCACAGCCTCGCGGATCTGCTCGAGGACCTGGGTCGCGACGAGGAAGCCGCCCAAGCCGAGGCAATGGCCCAGGCACTCCACAGCCGGCCCCATCCGAGACACGGGATGCCGCCTCCCCCTCGGGGTGAGCGCGGTCCCCGTCGCTTCGAAGACTTCCCGCCCGCGCCTCCGAAGCCGGAGCCGGTCACACAATCGTCTGACGAGGATTGA
- a CDS encoding sigma-70 family RNA polymerase sigma factor — MNIPTQQDEDPRLDRVLDGDTDVFADVFADHRDRLWRMVHFRLDRRLQGRVDADDILQEAFVDAVQRLEHFRTSQPMSLFVWLRLIVGQTLVDVHRRHLGAQMRDANREMSPQQQLSNGTSMSMSFHLLAHLTSPSQAAVRAELTGLVDEALGGMNDIDREVLALRHFEELTNKEVAEVLGIDRKAASIRYVRALARLKDVLTHVPGFFDADERQTGSDA, encoded by the coding sequence ATGAATATCCCGACGCAACAGGACGAAGACCCGCGGCTCGATCGCGTCCTCGACGGAGACACCGACGTCTTCGCCGACGTGTTCGCGGACCATCGGGACCGCCTGTGGCGAATGGTGCACTTTCGCCTGGATCGTCGCCTCCAGGGCCGCGTCGATGCCGACGACATCCTGCAGGAGGCGTTCGTCGATGCCGTGCAGCGTCTGGAGCATTTTCGGACAAGCCAGCCAATGTCCCTGTTCGTATGGCTGCGGCTGATCGTCGGTCAGACACTTGTTGACGTACACCGGAGACACCTCGGCGCGCAGATGCGCGACGCCAACCGCGAGATGTCGCCCCAGCAACAACTCTCGAACGGCACATCGATGTCGATGTCCTTTCACCTGCTGGCGCATCTCACATCCCCCAGCCAGGCGGCTGTCCGCGCCGAACTGACCGGGCTCGTCGACGAAGCCCTCGGCGGGATGAACGACATCGATCGCGAAGTGCTGGCATTGCGGCATTTCGAAGAACTGACCAACAAGGAAGTGGCCGAAGTTCTCGGCATTGATCGCAAGGCGGCCAGCATTCGGTACGTGCGGGCGCTGGCCCGGCTGAAGGATGTGCTCACCCACGTCCCCGGCTTTTTCGATGCGGACGAACGACAGACCGGCTCGGACGCCTGA
- a CDS encoding PP2C family protein-serine/threonine phosphatase yields MGTERSLHILLVEDEQTDAELIRRTLQRRFSIPFELIHAPDLATARTLVAAGAPDLIVLDLSLPDSSGLETFRNLHAAAADTPIVVLSGYDDEEIAADAVGLGAQDYLVKSSLDANVLTRALRFALERAKRQAAERDLEHVRNQVELIRSVQERLFPPSPLHLDGYEIAGAVHSAEAASGDYFDFIPMPDGSVGLVVGDVSGHGLGSSLLMAETHAYLQALADACTPVDEILTRCNRFIFRDCPEDHFVTLFFARLIPGQRHLEFAAAGHAAYRMTQDGNVHRLQATGLPLGLIEHARIPAAESVDLEAGEILLIPTDGIQEARTSEEELFGLERMWDVVQQSRHAPAMEIIGQLCDSARSFSHPRPPQDDMTAVIVKVLGDDPDMATTR; encoded by the coding sequence ATGGGCACAGAACGATCGCTGCACATTCTGTTGGTCGAAGACGAGCAGACGGATGCCGAGTTGATCCGTCGGACTCTGCAGCGCCGGTTCAGCATTCCCTTCGAACTGATTCACGCGCCGGATCTGGCCACCGCGCGGACCCTCGTCGCGGCGGGCGCGCCGGATCTGATTGTGCTTGACCTTTCGCTTCCTGACAGCAGCGGTCTGGAGACGTTTCGAAATCTTCATGCCGCGGCTGCAGACACACCCATCGTCGTCCTCAGCGGCTACGACGACGAGGAGATTGCGGCCGACGCAGTGGGACTGGGCGCACAGGACTATCTGGTCAAGTCGTCTCTCGATGCCAATGTTTTGACCCGCGCCCTCCGTTTCGCCCTGGAGCGTGCGAAACGCCAGGCGGCCGAGCGGGATCTCGAGCACGTCCGGAATCAGGTCGAATTGATCCGGTCGGTGCAGGAACGACTGTTTCCGCCTTCACCGCTGCACCTTGACGGCTACGAGATCGCCGGTGCCGTTCACTCGGCCGAGGCCGCCAGCGGGGACTACTTCGACTTCATCCCCATGCCGGACGGTTCGGTCGGCCTTGTCGTCGGCGACGTTTCGGGACATGGTCTGGGTTCGTCGTTACTGATGGCCGAGACGCACGCCTACCTGCAGGCACTGGCGGACGCCTGTACGCCTGTCGACGAAATCCTGACGCGGTGCAACCGGTTCATCTTTCGGGATTGCCCGGAAGACCACTTCGTGACGCTGTTCTTCGCCCGCCTGATTCCCGGTCAGCGACACCTCGAGTTCGCGGCCGCTGGACACGCCGCCTACAGGATGACGCAGGACGGAAACGTGCATCGGCTGCAGGCAACCGGCCTGCCGCTGGGGCTGATCGAGCACGCCCGCATTCCCGCTGCCGAATCGGTGGATCTCGAAGCGGGCGAGATCCTGCTGATCCCCACTGACGGCATCCAGGAAGCCCGGACGTCGGAAGAGGAACTGTTCGGTCTCGAGCGGATGTGGGACGTCGTCCAGCAGAGCCGGCACGCTCCCGCCATGGAGATCATCGGGCAACTTTGCGACTCGGCTCGCAGTTTTTCGCATCCCAGGCCTCCCCAGGACGACATGACTGCGGTTATCGTCAAGGTGCTTGGCGACGACCCCGATATGGCGACCACGCGGTGA
- a CDS encoding polysaccharide deacetylase family protein, whose product MIGKRALLTCALEAGGLHRLLEATPSWSGLLVLNYHRIGDPTGSPLDWGLWSAGEKQFADQVRYLARHFDVVGLESLDEILEGRRGRHVMITFDDGYRDNYEAAFPILQAHGVPAVFFLTSGFLDDRPVAWWDEIAWMIRTSRKTDINLPGWLDDRLMFDEPDRQQAVDALLRIYKQLPHDRTANFLDNVANATGSGRCPRHVGDSLWMDWSMVREMRAGGMDIGAHTVTHPVLANLPADRQQIEIENSRQRIETELGEPVRAFSYPVGQPESYNADTQAALQRSGIRWAFTYHGGYVPAHSNALNPLALPRAAVERETDSASLRSLVTLPQLFA is encoded by the coding sequence ATGATCGGCAAACGCGCGCTTTTGACCTGTGCCCTCGAAGCGGGCGGCCTGCATCGTCTGCTCGAGGCGACGCCGAGCTGGAGCGGACTGCTGGTCCTGAACTACCACCGCATCGGTGATCCGACCGGCTCCCCTCTCGACTGGGGCCTGTGGAGCGCCGGCGAGAAGCAGTTTGCCGACCAGGTCCGCTACCTCGCGAGACACTTCGACGTCGTTGGTCTGGAGTCGCTGGATGAAATCCTGGAGGGGCGTCGCGGCCGCCACGTCATGATCACGTTCGACGACGGCTATCGAGACAACTACGAAGCCGCATTTCCGATCCTTCAGGCCCATGGCGTCCCGGCGGTCTTTTTCCTGACGAGTGGCTTCCTGGACGATCGCCCCGTCGCCTGGTGGGACGAGATCGCATGGATGATCCGCACGAGCCGGAAAACGGACATCAACTTGCCGGGCTGGCTCGACGATCGCTTGATGTTCGACGAACCGGACCGTCAGCAGGCTGTCGATGCGCTGCTGCGAATCTACAAGCAGTTGCCGCACGATCGAACAGCCAACTTCCTCGATAACGTCGCCAACGCGACCGGGAGCGGTCGATGCCCGCGCCACGTCGGCGACTCACTCTGGATGGACTGGTCGATGGTCCGGGAGATGCGAGCGGGCGGAATGGACATCGGAGCTCACACGGTGACGCATCCGGTACTGGCCAATCTGCCGGCTGATCGTCAGCAGATCGAGATTGAGAACAGCCGCCAGCGGATCGAAACCGAACTGGGCGAACCGGTGCGGGCATTCAGCTATCCCGTCGGTCAGCCGGAGTCGTACAACGCGGACACTCAAGCGGCGCTGCAGCGGTCCGGCATCCGGTGGGCGTTCACCTACCACGGCGGTTACGTCCCCGCGCATTCGAATGCCCTCAATCCGCTTGCGTTGCCTCGGGCCGCGGTTGAACGCGAGACGGATTCGGCATCGTTGCGAAGCCTGGTCACATTGCCGCAACTCTTTGCGTGA
- a CDS encoding EF-hand domain-containing protein, which produces MKRCAILCLGLAVVFGTAASAMAQRPEGGRPPGGPRGERGERGERGERGFGPPPNPVMEAIDTDKDGELSAEEIANAAVALRKLDKDEDGKLSREELRPPRGEGGRGFGGQGGRGGPGGPGGPGGGSEAFISRLMEMDANKDGKLSKDELPERMQRIMERADTNMDGMLDKAELEAMASRFGNRGGRGGEGGRGRGGRGGEGGQGGDGDRPRRPSPDA; this is translated from the coding sequence ATGAAGCGGTGTGCGATTCTGTGTCTCGGTCTGGCGGTGGTGTTCGGAACAGCGGCGTCGGCCATGGCGCAGCGCCCCGAAGGTGGTCGTCCCCCGGGCGGTCCCCGCGGTGAACGCGGCGAACGTGGTGAGCGTGGCGAACGCGGCTTCGGCCCTCCTCCGAATCCTGTGATGGAAGCGATCGATACCGACAAGGATGGTGAACTGTCGGCCGAAGAGATCGCCAACGCAGCCGTTGCACTGCGGAAGCTCGACAAGGATGAGGACGGCAAGCTCTCCCGCGAAGAACTCCGTCCGCCCCGCGGTGAAGGTGGTCGCGGCTTCGGTGGTCAGGGTGGTCGTGGCGGTCCCGGTGGTCCCGGTGGTCCCGGTGGCGGTTCCGAGGCATTCATCAGTCGCCTGATGGAAATGGACGCCAACAAGGACGGCAAGCTCTCCAAGGACGAATTGCCCGAACGGATGCAGCGGATCATGGAGCGCGCCGACACCAACATGGACGGCATGCTCGACAAGGCAGAACTGGAAGCGATGGCTTCCCGCTTCGGCAATCGTGGCGGACGCGGCGGTGAAGGTGGTCGCGGTCGCGGTGGACGTGGTGGGGAAGGCGGACAAGGTGGCGACGGCGATCGTCCGCGTCGTCCCTCTCCGGACGCCTGA